Within the Thermosynechococcus sichuanensis E542 genome, the region TTTCCCCGCCGCAACCGCATTATTGCTGGTCTATGCCGTGCGGTGATTATTGCAGAGGCGCCCTACAAATCCGGTGCCCTCATCACGGCTCGCTATGCTGCCGAGTATGGTCGCGATGTCTATGTGCTGCCGGGGCATCTTGATAACCACCGTGCCAAGGGTGCCCTTAGTCTGGTGAATCAGGGGGCACAGATTATCTTGGGAGAAGAAGCCCTCCTCGAACAGTTGGGGCATACACCCCCCCTTGATCCAAAACCTTTCTCAGCTCCGCCCCCAACCCTATCCCCACCACAGCAACAGATTCTGACGGCCATTCAACACCTGAGTCAAGGCAGCCATAGTGTTGCTTTTGATGACATTGTGCAGCAAGCGGCCTTAGAGACGAGTGTCGTCATGGCAGAACTAATGCACTTGGAACTGATGGGTTGGGTGGAGCAACTGCCGGGAAATCGCTATCGCAAAATTGAACGTTAGCAACGTTGAGTTGGAGGTTGAGATGACAAACCCCCAGAACCTACAACATCCCCGTGAAGCCCAAGATCGCCTCGTTCTAGAGCGACTCCTCCAGGAGGGCATGAGTGATTACAACTTGGCGGAGTTAGCACGATTGCTCATTCGCTACGATGGTTTCCCTGGTGCCGAAACCAATAAGAAGTTAATGGCAGAGCTGCTAGAAAAATGGCA harbors:
- a CDS encoding DUF3288 family protein — its product is MTNPQNLQHPREAQDRLVLERLLQEGMSDYNLAELARLLIRYDGFPGAETNKKLMAELLEKWQLTEEELFERTRAIHARGGVYKVGSDKREDWT